The DNA segment ATGggcttctctggggtgaaatgcttgaataAAGAAAGTCTTTGACGTCACCTCATGCAGATCAAACTTGTTTAACGCTCTTTGgccaagctgcccttgcaccattaaAATCAAACTGCCATCATTTTGATCAGAAACAGGCACTTCAACACTTGGATTGTGTTGCTCGTGTTCTAGTCACACAGCAACTGATCTGAAAGGATCCTTCATGCAACAACAAAATGCTGATGCGTTGATTCTTCATACATTCAATAAATGGTGCTAAACTTAATCGGGGAAAAAATaggatgggggagggggagggccaGGTGGTACCAACAAACCTTGCAATTAGAACATTGACTTGCAGTCAATTCCCTTGATCATGCACCAGGGCTGTCCACCCACTCCAGCTCATTTCAAACTTTTTGTCAAAGGCCCGAAACAACTCTCTCCATCTCGAAGCACAAGGCATTCATGCTGCTAACAATCATAACAGGCACAATCAAGGATAACACATGCTTCGTTTTGGagcattttctctctctctctcttttccaaACATGATAAGAAAGAAAGAACCTTTAACACCCTTTTTCGCACTACAATAAAACATTATTAATTCGAAGTCACTGGAACTGCAAAAAATAATCAAATTAACCGGTCACAGCACAGAATAAGACCCAGGCAAGAAATTTAGTTGCGGGAACAAGCTACCTTTATTGGACGAACTTTGCGATTGACATATACTGCCGTGTATAAGTCGAGCCCCCAATTGGTAGCCctaactagcaaaaaaaaaaaaggagtccaAAATTGGACGATACCCTTGCTTCACCCTGCCATTGCATTCTGTTCTGTAGTTTCCCGCGAAATGGCATCGTGGTGCACAGGCAATCGAACTTTGTACTTTTGGATTCCAGTATGATGCACACCTCGGAGGTTATCGAAAGTTTGCTCTCGTGCAACCTGCAGCTCGTCCGAGGAAGCAACCGTCAGTGCAAACAAGCCGGGTAAACGGCTCACAATTTGAATTTTCTTTGATTTGCATACGAATTAAAGAATTTTTTTGACACTGGGAGCCCCATTCGTCCTGCCCCGAACGAGCGCCAGCACGGAGCACGTAGTACCCACTACTTGTCCAGCACTATACCTTAGACCCCGCAAATACGTCACTCCACGTACAGGTCGACTCcccaatttcgaatggtcgttcttCTGAAGAAAGTAATCGGAGATGCCGGTAACCTAACCATCTAACCACGGCACACCACTAAAAAAACAGCGCAGGCCAACGTTGCATTCACAGAGTCAACCCGTTGTGAGCATGGAGCAGAAAGGTTGCATCATGGGACAAGTGCAGGCACGTGTTTTGCAGTCTGCAGGTCATACGAAAGACAGGTTTTTGTGCTGGCAGTACTGGTGCTCGGGAGCTTCACATATTAAGCAATAGCATCGCTCAGCACCGCCGCCTCACGGCTCCGAGGGGTTATCGCTTCACCGGTTTGTGGCGAAATCAGGATCAAGTATTCCCACATAGTGCCCCATTTAAGAAATAATTTaagaccacgtggggttctttaccgtgcactggcaCTGCACAACACATGCGCGctctttgcgtttcacctccatggaaacACTTCCACGGCCGTCGGGGTTTAACCCGGGTCCTCCAGAAAAATACCTTTAAAAACCGGTCTGTGTGTCTGCACAAATGCGTGCGTGCAAGTGCACAAATCCCCTATTGAGAATGCAGTGGGAACAAGTGCCTAACAAACAGTGTAATGGGCAGCTGCAAAACTGGTGACGTGGATCAGCAGCATGCTCACATGCGACTGCTTTAGCAAAAGCTCCTTAAATGATATGCACACCAATGGATGACGTGCAACACGTGAAAAATTGGCCAAGACTGCAAAGGACTTTTGTTAGGGTGGGCTAAAAGAAGAAAACTAATAATGCCTTGCAAAGGACATTGGCTAGATTAGGCAAGATAAAAAGAAATGGAAACAACAGTGCCCTGCCTGCACAGCAAAAGACAGAGGGAAACCTGCATGAAGGCACAGCTCTGCAAggaagtggagagagagagagaaagcaaagCAATGAAGCAGACATGCCGCATTCTCATAACATAAAAGGTTGCAAGTGAATAAACTAGAGTCAGTGCTCCCATTTGTTAGTCCCCCTATAATTACAGCCTCTTACAGTGACGTTGTGGGACTCACAgtatccctcctcctcctcctttcctttccatggctcagcAGATAAGGCTGTGCGGTACGCGTGCAACTTTATCTTCATTTGCACGCTAGCGAGAGCACCTGGCGGTGACAATACTGAGCATAAGCAGCGGGTTCAACCACGGAGTGTGGCATGAGCGTGTACGTTACTGCGGCGGCTAGATAGATAAAGAGCCGAGCAAGCGGCCCACCGGCAGGAGTTCAGTGCGGGAGTGCTGGCCATGCACATCATGGATCTGCTGGCCACATCGGGCCGCCAGCACGTTCCTGGATCGTGCCTGGTGGAGTGGCGTCCTTCCTGGTTCTGCAGCGACTGTCCGCCAGCAGCGAGCATCAAGGCGAAGTGAGAAGCGGTAACTGGCGTGAGTGGTTGCAACACCTGCAACCCCATTGCTAACACTACACTGCGCTAAGATAGCGTTGCACACTTTTGTCAGAGCAGATTAGTGCCATGTTATATGCAGCATGTGCACATGCGTTGACACACCATCACCAGCagcgtttcatttcatttcatgcaCATTTCATTCACAGAGACGGTACCGGCAGTGCCACCTCAAGTCCACCAAAAGATTGAAAAGCTGTCTTGTTCTGGGCAAGCACGAGGTGACCTTGCAACGCTTTACCTGAACCTCAGAAACCGAATTTATATCTGGCTTCCACGTATGGTACCACACCTAAACACTGTTTGACCTTTCAGAGTCACTGCGCATTCATGTGCGGTTCAGCATAAACATCATATTGCTGGTCCTGGCTGCCTTGGCACCCCGTAAAGGGACTGCGGCAGATCACAAACGTTCTCATTAACCAGACAGATTGCAAGCTATCGTACACACTCAGTTACATTGGTCGCTCGTCAGAGCCACAATATCCACTCTCACCGTTGCTCTCACTTCTACTTCGCATTCACAACACTTATCACTTGAAAGCGCGGCACGAGTCAACTGCGCACTGCCAGCCAGCTTGTCTACAGCACTGCTGAAGGCAGGCATGATGTCAATTCCACTGGCTCGTAGCCCAAACCGTGCTGAGTGTGGCCCGGCAACCACTcagaaaacgtaaaaaaaaaatacagccatCTGCTCCAAAATAACCAGAATGATGACTGTATACTAGGGTAATCTAATCTTAAAAATGCAAGTGTGGTGCTTTCTCAATATTTTCAAATTTTTCTTCAGTATCCCTTTAACCCCCACATTTTCTTTACCCACTATATTTTGGGTCTAGTACTGTTAATGTTCATAGCAGACTGTATCACTGTACAGCCACTCATTATTAACTggatttgtgcattttttttatggCCTGTGCATCTGCATGCTCTATTTTGCATGCACGTTATGCCAGGGGCAGATTTATGGGTCCCTCTTAGAAGGGGTGGTTGGTGGGTAGCGGGTGTCCCATTTGAACCATGTATGTTACATCTTGAGACTTTCGAAAAAAAGTCTCTACAAATTGAAAACTAGTCCCTATAAATCCACCCCTGTGTTAGACAGAACACTAAATTTCACAACATATGCTCGGTATTGTTTTGAGGCTGAGAAGAAGTGGACCATAATTCTGATGCAGTAACACAGACATTGTAGTTGACAAAGAAGTCCCCACTATTAACATTAACAACAAAGTTTTCAGTAGACCTGTGAATGGTTTTGAATACATACCGATAAGAAATACTCAATGCAATAATTTTACATTCAGTACTTTTAAATATTTTCCAATGGCAAATTATTTAAGTGCATGATTACAATGCACTGCTGGTTCTCTTGAGAGAACTCACCATTTTTGGCTCAGCAACATAAAAGTGAGAACTATGAAATTGTCTTTTCTTCTTCGTATTGTCACTTCCAATGTTACATTAAAATATAATCTGCTGAACTTCCTGTGCGCACGCAGGCATGTTAAGTTCCCTCACTAGGTCAGTGGTATTACCATGGCAGAAAAAACTGCGGCGACCATTCACTTGTTGCTCACCACCACACACCATCAATCGAGTACACTTTCATTTACTTTCTCCTATGAATGGCATTATTCGGTCTGAAGAATCAAAACCTAACTTCCTGATGTCCTACCCTCCCCATCACTTACTCTAGTTGGTAAACTAGAAATATTTGGTATTGGACTCAGCAGTCAAATTACCCCCCACTCACCCCCTCTCCCTTTAACTACAGCAAGCACATTAAGCAGTGAAGCAGCAGTTTTGGGTGTGGGTGCTTTCCACTTCCTagttttgcttgctttcttttctagcCAGCACACATGAACAGATTTTTCTTCTATTATTGAAAGCTTGAAGCGACCCAACAGTCATGCATGGCAAATGCTGTTGTACGCAACTTTAGCTTGGTGCCTAAAAGCAGACCTAATGACGTACGTCACTAGAGAGCTAAGCAGTCAATATGTTCAGAAGATCTTTGATGATCTACATGCCTTCGCAGAGATGGCGGCAAGCCCTAGggcaaaacaaatttttttaactAGCAATGATTGTGACTATGATAAGTCCACCTGAGCTCCACTCTAGTAGGAGTTCCTTAATAAACACTGAGCGCAGTGGCACAAAAGCCACGCAACTGATGGTCACTAGCTGCATTTTATTTTAAATGTATGTTAGTTCTGTTTACTAGGAATGCTTCAACACATGCAATTAAAAGAATTACAGTACAGTAAACTCTCATTAACTAGAACTCGAAGATCTCGAAACATTGGTTAAGTTGACAGTTTTTCATGTTCCACAATAAACTCCAAAATGCACTCCATGTTTGTCACTACTTAAAAGGCTTTTGCAACCAAATTCAGATAGTCAAACCTCactataacgaaacggtttataaagAAATACAGTCACCAACTAATTTTTTGGAATCAAACAGTTCGAAAGATTCTTTCCAGCTACAAAAAATCACTTTGCGGAAAAAAAGCAGTTGAAAAATCGCCAATTCTGCTATTTTCCATGTTGCAGTTGCATGCGGCAATATCAGCTAGTATTTGAATTAGTGCTATGCTTTCGTCACGTCTACACCCTGCATCACGTCATCGACACCGAAATGTGCAATGTGGGCTTGGGGTATACTGCAAACCATGCCAGTTTCTGCGACTGTTGCACTGATTGAAAGGGGGAAGCTCATGGGGAAGAAGCAAGAACGGTGCCTAAATGCAGTACCCTAGAAGCAAATGCTTCTGAACGCCCGCAATTCCCCAgcgcctcaccccccccccccccccccccccccccccacacacacgcacacacgtacacaccAGGGGTCACAGCGAGTGCACACGGCCGCTCCTGCACCTCCCGCAAGCTTGTGCCACGAGCCCCAGAAAACAGGCAAACAAAGAAATTGTAATCTTTGCTACGATGAGCACAAGATTGAGCATAGAATAACTATGTTCTAAAAGGGGTGCATATACACTTATGCTTGATGGCAAAAATAAATTTCTTTCTCGACTGGTACAAGCACCATGGTAGCCGAGCGTTCAAAACTTGTATCAAAGACTGACTCAAAGTCCAAAAATGACTGATGCAACAAATAAAGACCTACAGATGGAAGTGCAAAACTTTTATATGTGATAGTGGGCAGTTCGGACTGCATTTTGTACATTTcaacctttttttatttcttcttcacAGTCACATGAATATCGAAGAAACAAAGATTTATCATTTTAATTTCACATTGAAAATCTCATGAAGTGCCATCTTGTAATGAAACCCCGCTTTATTAGTGTAGTACACGACATGACCACATCATGGTAAAATACCACTGATCTATTTAAATGCACAGTGTTTTTCTTTCAGAAGTGTTGCTCATGTTTTATTGAAGTTTACGCTCTCTCCAGTGTGCCCTTCGATGAAGGGCAACACATCCTTCCCGTTGCCGAAgatgtgcttttagcttttgtcaCTAGATGACACcattgtgttttgaatttcttggATGAGACGGAAACCACAGTCCACTAAAACTTTGGGCATGGAAATGGCATGGAAACTTAAACGGATGCTACTCTTTATAACTACTGTCTGGGAGCGAGATTTATATTATTCTTTGGTACATCACTTCTGCCAACGTACAACTGCCATCGCTTTCGCTTATCATGGTTTCCGGCAATCGGCCTATGTAAAACCGGGCGCATGCACTGATAGAAAAATTCTCAGTAAACATTGTCTACAGCATTTCTAAGAAAACTGTTAAGGAATCGAACACCTTACAACAGCAAGCTTTCCGTTGAGCCGGAAAAAATTGGGCACTTGAAATTCAGTGTTCTGTCTCTCTAAACAGTGCTCAACTTCCTAGCGCAATTTTATACTTTATGAAAGACGCGAATTAAGCTACATTCTGCTGTATCCGGAGCGCGATACCTTAATTATTTgtaagaataaattttttttcctattaccAATCAAAATCATTTTTCCTTATGGCAAGAAAAGAGTTGCAACATTGCTGATTCTGAGAGAGCAGAGAAACCGAAAGTAAATGTACTAAAATTAGCAAATGAAGGTGAAAAATAGCAGATCAAgacgaagatgatgatgatagcagACAAACGGGTCAATCGAGCACCCCCAGCGACCAAAAACCCGATGAAAGCTGGCGCATGCAGCTCCACAGAACCCTGCCATCTGTGGCAGCCTGCAGTTCAGTAGGCCTTGCTCCAACCTCCTTGTGCTTCTCAGGCGTCGTGTACAGTTCAGTTCTGTTTTGAGGCTCCACCACAAGATGCTTCTGTCATACAGTGAAGCCGTAGTTACACTGTTGTGACCAGCGTGCTTGTGCATTATGCAAGAAAACCATAAAAATTAATAGTCGATTTGcacagttaggccaaatgcgaattaggtgctctAGCAGTTAAGTTTTCCctttggttccggtgttcagatacAGTGTTCACAGATGGCAGTCATTCAGATagtgataatgggttaatgtccattgTTATTctattcgtagatccctgggagtcttcctaccccTCCTGACACAGTGGAAAAGCGATCAAGCAATGTGCCACTGCTCTTctatggcaagtgctgccatcgATGGTACTTggattgcgacccaggttgctcttccagaccAGCCTCTCACAATTAATTGAGCTGTCACCTGACACTGTGGACAGGTTGCTAGGTGTATGCGTGTATATATACAGCTCAGACCATTTTATAACGTAACCGCTCATAATGTGGGACCGCGGGACTGCATTATATGCGGCCTTTTGTGACAACCGCTTTCGCTTCCCTTAGAGGTCAATGTATTGGCGTATCGCTTAATATGCGGCAGGGCGTAACCGTAGACCACATATAGTGCGGTTTCTGGAAAGCCTGGCAGTCCGCGTACCGGCACATGCCCATGGGTATCGCTGGGCGTGACGAGTGTGCTTCCCAAATTGTGCAAGAAGAGGGCAACAGGCGGGGCGGGGGAGCATTGTCAGCGTGGTTCAAGGCAAGGCTGAAGGCAGAAGAGAGACAAAAAATACAAGTCACAAAGCAGGCATTTGTCCTCTCACTCTCCGATGCACCTCTGTTGGGCACATTGATTGGGAAAAACTTGAAAGCATGTGACGGCATGGTCACACTGGAGCATGCTGGTGCGGCGCGGCAGCGGCGAGCGTATGATCCTGCAAGCGCTGCTCATACCACGCGCACATGTGGCAGCATCTTGGCACGCCTGAGCCCATGAGCGAGATATGTGTGTGTTGTCACGCGTAGCGAAAAGTTGACAAtatgagcaagtctaccagcctcAGTCTTCAGTCCCGATGGCGTCTGCACCTCCGAAAGCCAGGAAACGGCAAGCTTTGTCCCTCGAAACTAAGTAGAGCATTGTGAGGGACGTCGAGAGTGGTTTGAAAAAGGCTATGGTGGCAAAAAAATAATGGTGTCAGTGACGctactgtgtccgccatttgGGAGAATAGTGACAAGTTGgaacaacagctgcaggaagaatccaCGTCGCTTGCGTCAAAGTACGAAGATGTTGACGCCGCTTTGTTTAAACGGTTTCACGAGGTCCAAGCCCAGAACGTTCCTGCGAGTGGCCCGATATTGCAAGCCAAAGCCAGGTGCTTTGCAAACCttttggggcatgatggtttcaacccACTGAACGGTTGGATTCAGCGTTTCAAGGACTGGCATGGGATAAGCTCGTCAGTGGCAGCGACGACGACGATCGCACTGTGTGTGAAGTAGccaccacagatgaagacattgTGGCAGCGGTGCGCGGTCGCAAAGAGCCTCTATCCCAGGATGAGCCCGACGAAGTGtgtgaaagtgcagcagaagtttcCCGCAAAGACGCGCTCgactgttgcaacaaactgcgcctctactgcgctcagagaaacctcagTGAGCAAGGGCTGCAGTGCctcactgtttttgaagatgaagcCATTAGCAACGCAGTTAAATCGCAGCACCAGACTCAAATAATGTCGCTCTTGCATTCAATAAGATGCTTTGACAAAAAGATAAAATAAACTTTTTTGTTGCCTGTGACTGCAGTGTTGTGCGTCTGATGCAttgtcaggtgcactttgaaaggtaggctggccatACTGAATAGGCGAATGCATGGAAAAGCTACGTTTTGGTTACATGGTTACAGACTCCCGCAGTATGCGTTATAAGCGGTCTattctacacacacacacacgcacgcacgcatgcacacctgggcaggtgagcagcctgccacaaaacttgCTTCAGACCAGCAGATAGACAGAGAGACAAACACACaatggctaaatgcggggaatggccacta comes from the Amblyomma americanum isolate KBUSLIRL-KWMA chromosome 1, ASM5285725v1, whole genome shotgun sequence genome and includes:
- the LOC144115410 gene encoding uncharacterized protein LOC144115410 isoform X4, coding for MCTCVDTPSPAAFHFISCTFHSQRRYRQCHLKSTKRLKSCLVLGKHEIPGSLPTPPDTVEKRSSNVPLLFYGQDPVQQHVQVCGLQEL